A stretch of the Aegilops tauschii subsp. strangulata cultivar AL8/78 chromosome 4, Aet v6.0, whole genome shotgun sequence genome encodes the following:
- the LOC109768340 gene encoding protein RAFTIN 1B — MARRLHSAIIATFVLLAVGQCSNAVPTEAEVYWRTVLPDSPLPDPILKLLHPETSSVKKPKDDTVAEAYSLTWLMWGLRSRSGPTKHSSPRPSSKDETVAEAYSLTWLMWGLRSLSGPKKHSSPGPSHDRDHSADEYLARGLFFHEEAVQVGKTMTLYFPLAASAPLGLLPRHVADSIPFSASSLPTALARLGVANNSVQAANMEETLYMCDLPPKAGEAKFCATSLEALVEGTMAALGTRNVRPMASDLPRSGAPKQPYAVRAVHPVDGSSFVSCHDHNYPYTVYMCHNTPATRAYMVEMEGAHSGLAVTVAAICHTDTSHWDAEHFSFKVLGTKPGDGPICHYLPYGHNVWVKKEANRSSSS, encoded by the exons ATGGCGCGACGCCTCCACTCTGCTATAATCGCCACCTTCGTTCTGCTTGCG GTTGGACAGTGTAGCAATGCAGTCCCGACGGAGGCTGAAGTGTACTGGCGCACCGTCCTGCCCGATTCTCCGCTCCCGGAccccatcctcaagctcctccatCCTG AGACCAGCTCTGTGAAGAAACCAAAGGATGATACGGTTGCTGAAGCGTACTCCCTGACATGGTTAATGTGGGGGCTTCGCTCGCGCTCTGGGCCGACCAAGCACTCGTCTCCCAGGCCATCATCAAAGGATGAAACGGTTGCTGAAGCGTACTCCCTGACATGGTTAATGTGGGGGCTCCGCTCTCTCTCCGGACCGAAGAAGCACTCGTCTCCCGGGCCATCTCACGACCGTGACCACAGCGCCGACGAGTATCTGGCCCGAGGGCTCTTCTTCCATGAGGAGGCAGTCCAAGTAGGCAAGACCATGACCTTATACTTCCCTTTGGCAGCCAGTGCACCGCTAGGGCTGTTGCCGCGTCATGTGGCGGACTCAATTCCATTCTCGGCGTCCTCGCTGCCGACCGCCCTCGCGCGGCTTGGCGTCGCTAATAACTCCGTGCAGGCAGCCAACATGGAGGAGACGCTATACATGTGTGACCTGCCGCCAAAAGCAGGCGAGGCCAAATTCTGCGCTACGTCACTGGAAGCCCTGGTCGAGGGAACCATGGCGGCGCTCGGCACCCGCAACGTCCGGCCGATGGCCTCCGACCTACCCCGCTCAGGGGCACCTAAGCAACCGTACGCCGTCCGAGCTGTGCACCCGGTGGACGGATCGAGCTTCGTGTCATGCCACGACCATAACTATCCCTACACTGTCTACATGTGCCATAACACACCCGCAACGAGGGCGTACATGGTGGAGATGGAGGGTGCCCATAGTGGCCTTGCCGTCACTGTCGCCGCTATTTGCCACACTGACACGTCCCACTGGGACGCGGAGCATTTCTCCTTCAAGGTCCTCGGCACCAAGCCTGGTGACGGACCAATCTGCCACTATCTGCCGTATGGGCACAACGTGTGGGTCAAGAAGGAGGCAAATCGCTCGTCATCGTCCTAA